The Planktothrix tepida PCC 9214 genome window below encodes:
- a CDS encoding acyl-CoA desaturase — translation MTTHFDTAIPNQKTKVISNDYIKGLQYKHFWWYNFIPFLGTIVAIISLLWLPIGPIEIGMLIVMWALTMTGVSVGFHRYYTHRAFKTHQSIRVIFAILGSVAAQGPLISWVAVHRRHHECSDLPGDPHSPNLHGQGFLGTLKGLWHSHVGWLIDHDYPNPTYYAPELLRDQSISKISRLYLVWVLLGLAIPTMIGGLLHLSLIGALQGFLWGGVVRLFIVDNIILSVNSVSHVYGTRGFKTGDQSKNNPWVAIPTFGESWQNNHHAFESSAAIGLKGWQIDIGYAVIWILEKLGWAWDVNLPTAKMIEAKTITLAQD, via the coding sequence ATGACAACACATTTCGATACTGCCATACCCAATCAGAAGACAAAGGTTATTAGCAATGACTACATTAAAGGACTGCAATATAAACATTTTTGGTGGTACAATTTCATTCCCTTTTTAGGAACAATTGTGGCGATCATTTCTCTTTTGTGGCTACCCATTGGGCCAATCGAGATCGGAATGCTGATTGTGATGTGGGCTTTGACCATGACCGGGGTGAGTGTCGGTTTTCATCGCTACTATACCCATCGTGCTTTTAAAACTCACCAGAGCATTCGGGTGATATTCGCCATATTGGGTTCTGTAGCTGCCCAAGGGCCCTTAATTTCCTGGGTAGCCGTTCATCGTCGCCATCATGAGTGCAGTGATCTACCCGGTGATCCCCATTCCCCTAATCTTCACGGTCAGGGATTTCTCGGAACTCTCAAGGGATTATGGCATTCCCATGTTGGCTGGCTGATTGATCATGATTATCCTAATCCAACCTATTATGCCCCTGAACTCCTGCGAGATCAAAGCATATCCAAAATTAGCCGATTGTATCTAGTTTGGGTGCTTCTGGGTCTAGCGATTCCTACTATGATCGGCGGACTACTTCATTTGTCCCTAATAGGAGCATTGCAAGGCTTTCTTTGGGGTGGTGTTGTGCGCCTGTTTATTGTAGATAACATCATATTGAGCGTTAATTCCGTCTCTCATGTTTATGGGACTCGTGGTTTTAAGACAGGCGATCAAAGCAAGAATAACCCTTGGGTGGCTATCCCAACGTTTGGCGAGTCTTGGCAAAACAATCACCATGCGTTTGAAAGCTCTGCTGCTATCGGTTTGAAAGGGTGGCAAATTGATATTGGTTATGCAGTAATTTGGATCTTGGAAAAATTAGGCTGGGCTTGGGATGTAAATCTGCCCACCGCCAAGATGATAGAGGCGAAAACAATTACCCTAGCTCAGGATTAA
- a CDS encoding acyl-CoA desaturase produces MQAITIKSDRLKRQQEIHGISNLIIPLSGSVAAVVLAFQIGVSAVDIWLLLIMYFLTAIGVTVGLHRHFAHCAFGANQTVRIILAVLGSMAAEGPLNYWVATHRRHHKYSDTPGDPHSPFVKEEQKLGFLEGVWHSHVGWTFNHELTNTFVFAKDMVRDPMLNRISQLYYLWLFLGVAIPGVIGGVITGTWMGALTGTLWGGFLRIFLQHHLGFWTVGSLAHLLGNRPFETDDYSRNNLWVALFTCGEWHNNHHAFPYAAIHGFHWWQIDVGGFVIRLLEKLGLVWDLKMPTAEAIAAKKRKVSCNEACN; encoded by the coding sequence ATGCAAGCAATCACAATTAAAAGCGATCGCCTGAAAAGACAACAAGAAATTCACGGCATCAGCAATCTCATCATTCCCTTAAGCGGATCTGTAGCAGCAGTAGTCCTGGCTTTTCAGATCGGTGTTAGTGCCGTAGATATCTGGCTATTGCTAATTATGTATTTTTTAACAGCGATTGGCGTAACAGTAGGGCTGCATAGACACTTTGCCCACTGCGCCTTCGGGGCTAATCAGACGGTGAGAATTATCCTGGCTGTCCTGGGTTCTATGGCCGCAGAAGGCCCCCTCAATTATTGGGTAGCCACCCATCGCCGTCACCACAAATACAGCGATACCCCCGGAGATCCCCATTCTCCCTTTGTTAAAGAAGAGCAAAAATTGGGCTTTTTAGAAGGTGTATGGCATTCTCATGTCGGTTGGACATTCAATCATGAACTCACGAACACCTTTGTCTTTGCTAAAGACATGGTGCGAGATCCCATGCTGAACAGAATTAGCCAACTTTATTATTTGTGGCTATTTTTGGGAGTAGCGATTCCTGGTGTTATTGGTGGAGTAATCACCGGAACTTGGATGGGGGCGTTGACCGGAACATTATGGGGCGGCTTTCTCCGTATCTTCCTTCAACACCATTTAGGTTTTTGGACGGTTGGCTCTCTGGCCCATCTCTTAGGAAATCGTCCCTTTGAGACTGACGACTATAGCCGCAATAACCTCTGGGTTGCCTTGTTCACCTGTGGAGAATGGCACAACAACCACCATGCTTTTCCTTATGCGGCTATTCATGGTTTCCACTGGTGGCAAATCGATGTCGGTGGCTTCGTGATTCGACTACTGGAAAAGCTAGGTTTGGTTTGGGACTTGAAAATGCCTACAGCCGAAGCGATCGCCGCTAAAAAAAGAAAGGTGAGTTGTAATGAAGCCTGCAACTAG
- a CDS encoding acyl-CoA desaturase, whose translation MITEPLVNPDKRQKTVTAPHLRVPQTIHFILFEVVPFLGFITAIVLLLFGIPMTWVDLGLFISLWFLTQIGFTVGWHRLFSHNAFKANVVVRVTLAILGSMAAPGPLLLAVAAHRRHHEYADQPGDPHSPHLFGEGVTDQIKGFWHAHDGWLATNREHPNTIHYVPDLLRDKALTTASRYYWLWVILGLVIPAILGGVLTNSWLGAFQGFLWGGLVRMFFVNNLINGVNSFCHVLGGRSFNTPDHSRNNLWLALPSLGEGWHNSHHAFPQSAIFGFDWWQVDIGGWVVLILEKLGLIWDVKIPKADTIKAKKAFLAARKAT comes from the coding sequence ATGATTACAGAGCCTCTTGTTAATCCAGACAAAAGACAAAAAACCGTCACAGCCCCTCACCTGAGAGTTCCTCAAACCATACACTTCATCTTGTTTGAAGTTGTACCTTTTTTGGGATTCATCACCGCCATTGTTTTACTATTGTTCGGAATTCCTATGACTTGGGTGGACTTAGGGCTGTTTATCAGTTTGTGGTTCTTAACTCAAATTGGCTTTACTGTGGGTTGGCATCGCCTTTTTAGCCATAATGCGTTTAAAGCTAATGTCGTTGTTAGAGTGACCTTAGCAATTCTAGGTTCTATGGCAGCCCCTGGCCCCTTGCTGTTGGCAGTAGCCGCCCATCGTCGTCATCATGAATATGCCGATCAACCCGGAGATCCTCATTCTCCCCATCTTTTTGGAGAAGGAGTTACGGATCAGATCAAAGGCTTTTGGCACGCTCATGATGGCTGGTTAGCGACCAACAGAGAACACCCCAATACCATCCACTATGTTCCAGACTTACTGCGGGACAAAGCCCTAACAACAGCGAGCCGATATTATTGGCTGTGGGTGATTTTAGGACTGGTCATTCCTGCTATCCTAGGCGGTGTTTTGACAAACTCATGGCTGGGAGCTTTTCAAGGCTTTCTTTGGGGAGGACTGGTGCGGATGTTCTTTGTCAATAACCTCATCAATGGCGTCAACTCTTTTTGTCACGTCCTTGGCGGTCGCTCCTTTAATACCCCTGATCACAGCCGGAACAATCTCTGGCTGGCTCTTCCTTCCTTGGGTGAAGGATGGCACAATAGTCACCATGCTTTTCCGCAATCAGCCATTTTTGGTTTCGACTGGTGGCAAGTTGATATCGGGGGCTGGGTTGTCCTCATTTTAGAAAAGCTGGGTTTAATTTGGGATGTCAAGATTCCTAAAGCCGATACTATCAAAGCTAAAAAAGCTTTTTTAGCAGCTAGAAAGGCAACATAG
- a CDS encoding acyl carrier protein, which produces MAIQNQEIAVETHKNQSAIQAWLVSYIAQLLEIDPNEVDVKASFDRYGLDSSATIGLTSDLENWLGGSIDPTITYDYPSIESLSKYLAGL; this is translated from the coding sequence ATGGCAATTCAAAATCAAGAAATCGCTGTTGAAACCCACAAGAACCAATCTGCTATTCAAGCTTGGTTGGTTTCTTATATAGCCCAACTTCTGGAAATTGATCCCAATGAAGTTGATGTTAAAGCTTCTTTTGACCGCTATGGCTTGGATTCCTCAGCGACTATTGGATTAACTAGCGATTTAGAGAACTGGTTGGGAGGTTCTATTGATCCAACCATAACCTATGATTACCCCTCAATTGAGTCTTTATCAAAATATCTAGCTGGATTATAA
- a CDS encoding DUF302 domain-containing protein → METINFTVNHIKVSSEKSFAQVTTAIESMVGKANNLIFQKLIDANASFTEVENAVKSMVGKHDLMIFTHLESGKVLSLCGKFKQAKLYIIGNPLIANQMFEEDPAVGLYVPLRLFVYDEYNGKTYITYDQPSSLLGRFENPKILRVAEMLDQKLQELVTMAVQ, encoded by the coding sequence ATGGAAACTATTAATTTCACCGTAAACCACATAAAAGTGTCTTCAGAAAAATCCTTTGCCCAAGTCACCACGGCTATAGAGTCAATGGTTGGTAAAGCTAATAATCTGATTTTTCAAAAGTTGATAGATGCAAATGCCTCTTTTACAGAAGTAGAAAATGCAGTTAAATCAATGGTGGGTAAACATGATTTAATGATTTTTACACACCTTGAATCTGGTAAAGTGCTTTCCTTATGTGGCAAATTTAAACAAGCTAAACTTTATATAATTGGTAATCCCCTGATTGCGAATCAAATGTTTGAAGAAGACCCGGCAGTCGGTCTTTACGTTCCCCTGCGATTGTTTGTGTATGATGAATATAATGGCAAAACTTATATTACCTATGATCAACCTTCATCTCTATTAGGTAGATTTGAGAATCCGAAAATTTTGAGAGTTGCAGAAATGCTCGATCAAAAGCTCCAAGAATTAGTGACAATGGCTGTTCAATAG
- a CDS encoding SLC13 family permease, with amino-acid sequence MTNIILTLSIVVLALIAFIFEWLPVDLTALTVTVVLMILKLVTPDEGISGFGNSATITVMAMFILSAGITKTGVVQTVRDGLVKWGGKTANQQIFVMGLIVGPITAFINNTAVVAIFLPIIEDWCRKQKISPSKLLIPLSYVTVLGGMITVIGTSTNVLASGISKQLGYGEFQLFQFTVLGIVTFIIGLIYLAIIAPRLLPDRKPPNFEVLEQEYGLKDYVSELVITPRSSLVGQTVNESEIQRKFDLDVLELIQNKMRFPQPLGDKVLNAGDILIVRSSREDLLKIRDERGLELLPDVKFKEESLETVLSSGEEKIAEVLILSNSRLIGTTLKDLRFRQRYNATVLAIRRGSELVQGRLGKVPLRFGDLLLLQGPKQSFIGLQTTRELLVLEERDVENLRQDKAWVALAIILGVIVLAAFNIMPILVSALAGVILMVITGCIKPGEIYGAVRWDVIFLLAGLIPLGIAMDKSGATQWLADTLVGFGGHLSGYWILLFFYIATSILTEILSNNATVVLMIPIAVKVAITLGLNPFAFMYAVTFAASNSYMTPIGYQTNTMVYSPGGYKFFDFTRVGAPLNLILTIVTPLLIVWLYGLSPIK; translated from the coding sequence ATGACCAATATTATTCTGACTCTTAGTATTGTTGTTCTGGCTTTAATTGCCTTTATTTTTGAGTGGCTTCCCGTTGATTTAACAGCCCTCACCGTTACCGTTGTATTAATGATTTTGAAGCTCGTTACACCGGATGAAGGCATATCTGGGTTTGGTAACTCTGCCACAATTACGGTGATGGCAATGTTTATTTTAAGTGCTGGAATTACTAAAACAGGAGTTGTACAAACCGTTCGAGATGGGTTAGTGAAATGGGGCGGAAAAACCGCTAACCAACAAATTTTCGTTATGGGATTAATTGTTGGCCCCATTACGGCATTTATTAATAACACCGCAGTAGTTGCGATTTTCTTACCCATTATTGAAGATTGGTGTCGCAAACAAAAAATTTCCCCCTCTAAATTATTAATTCCTCTTTCCTATGTAACCGTTTTAGGGGGAATGATTACCGTCATTGGAACCTCAACCAACGTTTTAGCCAGTGGTATTTCTAAACAACTTGGATATGGGGAATTTCAGTTATTTCAGTTTACGGTATTAGGCATTGTCACCTTTATTATCGGTTTAATTTATTTAGCTATTATTGCTCCTCGGCTCTTACCTGACCGTAAACCCCCCAATTTTGAGGTTCTTGAACAGGAATATGGGTTAAAAGATTATGTCAGTGAACTCGTGATTACTCCTCGTTCTAGTTTGGTGGGACAAACCGTTAACGAAAGTGAAATTCAACGCAAATTTGATTTAGATGTACTTGAATTAATTCAAAATAAAATGCGCTTTCCCCAACCTTTGGGGGATAAAGTGTTAAATGCAGGAGATATTTTAATTGTTCGCAGTAGTCGAGAAGATTTACTCAAAATTCGCGATGAGAGAGGTTTAGAACTGCTTCCTGATGTTAAGTTTAAAGAGGAATCCTTAGAAACAGTATTGAGTTCAGGAGAAGAAAAAATAGCCGAAGTTTTAATTTTATCTAATTCTCGATTAATTGGAACAACTTTAAAAGATTTAAGATTTCGTCAACGCTATAACGCAACGGTTTTAGCCATTCGTCGTGGTTCAGAATTAGTTCAAGGACGATTAGGGAAAGTTCCCTTAAGATTTGGGGATTTGTTATTACTTCAAGGCCCTAAACAAAGCTTTATTGGGTTACAAACCACACGGGAACTATTAGTTTTAGAAGAACGAGATGTAGAAAACCTAAGACAAGATAAAGCTTGGGTCGCACTGGCAATTATTTTAGGCGTTATTGTTCTCGCTGCTTTTAATATTATGCCAATTTTGGTTAGTGCTTTAGCAGGTGTGATTTTAATGGTGATTACAGGATGTATTAAACCCGGAGAAATCTATGGTGCTGTCCGTTGGGATGTCATCTTTTTATTAGCAGGATTAATTCCATTAGGAATTGCAATGGATAAATCCGGTGCAACTCAATGGTTAGCTGATACATTGGTCGGTTTTGGCGGTCATTTATCCGGTTATTGGATTTTATTATTCTTCTATATTGCCACATCAATTCTGACAGAAATTCTCTCGAATAATGCAACGGTTGTTTTAATGATTCCGATTGCGGTAAAAGTTGCTATAACATTAGGCTTAAATCCCTTTGCCTTTATGTATGCTGTTACCTTTGCCGCTTCTAATAGTTATATGACCCCCATTGGTTATCAAACGAATACAATGGTTTACAGCCCTGGAGGATATAAATTTTTCGACTTTACCCGTGTTGGAGCTCCTTTGAATTTAATCCTAACTATTGTCACCCCATTATTAATTGTTTGGTTATATGGATTATCCCCCATCAAATAG
- a CDS encoding NupC/NupG family nucleoside CNT transporter: MSYLNLISFLGIFGLCFIAWLFSENKRVIPWRTMGLGIGLQLVLAFFVFLFPPTRTALEWFSSLLDSLFTAADTGARFVFGKNIVPIPGQTPDVNLGYIFAFRALPTVIFFSGLMALLYNLGVIQVVTNIFAKLFYKTMRLSGAEALSGAANIFVGIEAAIVVKPYLEKMTRSELCAILSCCFGTAASSTLAIYVSFLRPVFPNILGHLVSASIMAIPACFVISKILVPETDKPLTLGKLPEEKKEENLITHEDGEPHLETVGGELMERVSPLDSAIIGALDGVKMSVAIAAVLILILGLVSLVNQFSAWLGLLPSPVGDVFKVLTLANILGFIFYPLTILTGVPFEDSWTASVIIGRRLLETAIPPYQALAEAAKEGLITPRTVLIVSYALSGFAHVASVGIFVGGMVGLVPSRRKDISELGWKALFAGTLATMMIACLAGFYDNGNPSIMGEPATTPAVSTPAAPNTTVSPTPTPAPTVTPTPKPSPSPKATTAPSEKPKS, translated from the coding sequence ATGAGTTACCTAAATTTAATTTCTTTTTTGGGAATCTTTGGCTTATGCTTTATAGCTTGGTTATTCTCAGAAAATAAACGAGTCATCCCTTGGCGAACAATGGGTTTAGGGATTGGCTTACAATTGGTTTTAGCCTTTTTCGTATTTCTTTTCCCACCCACCAGAACGGCTTTAGAATGGTTTAGTAGCCTCCTCGATAGCTTATTTACAGCCGCAGATACAGGGGCTAGATTTGTTTTTGGGAAAAATATTGTCCCCATTCCTGGGCAAACCCCCGATGTAAATTTAGGTTATATTTTTGCATTTAGAGCTTTACCAACCGTTATTTTCTTCTCTGGCTTAATGGCACTGTTATATAACTTAGGTGTGATTCAAGTTGTTACCAATATTTTTGCTAAGTTATTCTATAAAACGATGCGTTTAAGTGGGGCAGAAGCCTTAAGCGGTGCAGCCAATATCTTTGTCGGAATTGAAGCCGCCATTGTGGTTAAACCCTACTTAGAAAAGATGACCCGTTCTGAACTGTGTGCGATTCTAAGTTGTTGTTTTGGAACGGCTGCTTCATCAACCTTAGCCATTTATGTCAGTTTCTTAAGACCCGTTTTTCCGAATATTTTAGGGCATTTAGTGTCCGCGTCTATCATGGCGATTCCAGCCTGTTTTGTGATTTCTAAAATCTTAGTTCCTGAAACCGACAAACCCTTAACATTAGGAAAATTACCCGAAGAAAAGAAAGAAGAAAACTTAATTACCCACGAAGACGGAGAACCCCATTTAGAAACCGTTGGCGGTGAACTGATGGAGCGAGTTAGCCCCCTAGACTCAGCCATTATTGGAGCCTTAGATGGGGTGAAAATGTCCGTAGCCATTGCTGCGGTTTTGATCTTAATTTTAGGATTAGTTTCTTTAGTGAATCAATTTTCAGCCTGGTTAGGTTTATTACCAAGTCCGGTGGGAGATGTTTTTAAAGTTTTAACGTTAGCGAATATTTTGGGATTTATATTTTATCCCTTAACAATTTTAACAGGAGTTCCCTTTGAAGATTCTTGGACAGCTTCAGTCATTATTGGTCGTCGGTTATTAGAAACAGCAATTCCTCCCTATCAAGCCTTAGCAGAAGCCGCCAAAGAAGGATTAATTACTCCTAGAACCGTGTTAATTGTTAGTTATGCTTTATCAGGTTTTGCCCATGTAGCTTCGGTGGGAATTTTCGTGGGGGGAATGGTCGGTTTAGTTCCTTCTCGGCGAAAAGATATTTCCGAATTAGGGTGGAAAGCTTTATTTGCTGGAACATTAGCTACGATGATGATTGCTTGTTTAGCCGGATTCTATGATAATGGGAATCCAAGTATTATGGGTGAACCTGCGACAACCCCGGCCGTTAGCACCCCTGCGGCTCCTAATACAACGGTTTCACCCACGCCAACCCCTGCGCCGACGGTAACTCCAACCCCTAAACCTTCTCCTTCCCCTAAAGCGACAACAGCACCCTCTGAAAAGCCTAAATCTTAG
- a CDS encoding cation-translocating P-type ATPase: MVSPESSSMSSDSTLEPITTWHSFAAEKALKVLDTDSETGLTPQQVTQRQEQYGLNELEEGAGRSPLEILWDQFTNIMLVMLIAVAIVSAFIDLRKGAFPKDAVAIFAIVILNGMLGYFQESRAEQALAALKRMSSPKVRVMRDGKLLEVSAKELVPGDIMFLEAGVQIPADGRLIEAQNLQVREAALTGEAEGVIKKPSVELPEDAPLGDRINMVFMGTEVVQGRGEVIVTNTGMTTELGRIAEMIQGVESEPTPLQQRMSQLGNVLVSGSLALVALVVIGGVIRTGSFSSLEDLLEVSLSMAVAVVPEGLPAVVTVTLAIGTQRMVRRHALIRKLPAVETLGSVTTICSDKTGTLTQNKMVVQSVYTLNEVFQVTGEGYAPVGELRLITSDENSTLSPAAEVLQPILTACVLCNDAQLQQDKNQWIILGDPTEGALLSLAGKVGLFRETHNQQNPRIAEIPFSSERKRMSVICQSDDEFSMFTKGSPELILAQCDAVLVGNTTVSLTEVDRQRILDQNNEMAGKGLRVLGFATRSLTTLPEEGTEEAAEQELVWLGLVGMLDAPRPEVREAVKRCREAGIRPVMITGDHQLTAKVIAQDLGIASPDDLSLTGQELQKLSQTELEQEVEQVSVYARVSPEHKLRIVQALQKNGEFVAMTGDGVNDAPALKQADIGIAMGITGTDVSKEASDMILLDDNFATIVAATEEGRVVYSNIRRFVKYILGSNIGEVLVIASSPILGLGGVPLSPLQILWMNLVTDGLPALALAMEPAEPAVMQRPPNDPRESIFARGLGLYMVRIGIIFAILTIVLMVWAYDHTKIAGNPERWKTMVFTTLCLAQMGHAIAVRSDNQLTIQMNPATNPYLWAAVLLTTVLQLLLIYVPPLQSFFGTHPLTFTELLICLGFSALMFIWIEMEKLVQRWFFQRRQTPSL; encoded by the coding sequence ATGGTATCTCCCGAATCCTCATCAATGTCTTCTGATTCGACCTTAGAACCCATTACCACTTGGCACAGCTTCGCTGCTGAGAAAGCCCTTAAGGTACTCGATACAGATAGCGAAACAGGGTTAACCCCACAACAGGTGACTCAACGACAAGAACAATATGGTCTGAATGAATTAGAAGAAGGCGCGGGTCGCAGTCCCTTGGAGATTTTATGGGATCAGTTCACGAATATTATGCTCGTGATGCTGATTGCTGTCGCCATTGTATCTGCCTTTATCGATTTACGAAAGGGGGCTTTTCCCAAGGACGCCGTTGCCATTTTTGCGATTGTGATTTTGAATGGGATGTTGGGCTATTTCCAAGAAAGCCGTGCAGAACAAGCCTTAGCTGCCCTAAAACGGATGTCTTCACCCAAAGTTAGGGTGATGCGGGACGGTAAGCTGTTGGAAGTTTCAGCGAAAGAATTGGTTCCAGGGGATATTATGTTTCTCGAAGCGGGGGTGCAAATTCCGGCGGATGGTCGCTTAATTGAAGCTCAGAATTTGCAAGTCCGAGAAGCCGCCTTAACGGGAGAAGCGGAAGGGGTGATTAAAAAACCCAGTGTGGAATTACCCGAAGATGCACCGTTAGGCGATCGCATTAATATGGTATTCATGGGGACGGAAGTTGTCCAGGGACGGGGAGAAGTCATTGTCACCAATACCGGAATGACGACGGAACTGGGACGCATTGCGGAAATGATTCAGGGAGTCGAAAGTGAACCCACTCCCCTCCAGCAACGGATGTCTCAGTTAGGAAATGTGTTGGTTAGTGGGTCTTTAGCCTTAGTCGCCTTGGTGGTGATTGGTGGCGTGATTAGAACGGGCAGTTTTAGTAGTTTAGAAGATTTATTAGAAGTTTCGCTGAGTATGGCGGTGGCCGTTGTTCCCGAAGGTTTACCGGCGGTGGTAACGGTGACTTTAGCCATTGGAACCCAACGCATGGTACGACGCCATGCCTTAATTCGTAAACTCCCGGCGGTGGAAACCCTGGGTTCTGTTACCACTATTTGTTCGGATAAAACCGGAACTCTCACCCAAAATAAAATGGTGGTACAATCAGTTTATACCTTAAATGAAGTGTTTCAAGTCACCGGAGAAGGGTATGCTCCCGTTGGGGAATTACGATTGATCACCTCTGATGAAAATAGCACCCTCTCTCCTGCTGCTGAAGTTTTACAACCTATTTTAACAGCCTGTGTTTTATGTAATGATGCTCAATTACAACAAGATAAAAATCAATGGATTATTTTAGGAGATCCCACAGAAGGAGCGTTATTATCGTTAGCGGGAAAAGTCGGTTTATTTAGAGAAACTCATAATCAACAAAACCCCCGTATTGCTGAAATTCCTTTCTCTTCAGAACGCAAGCGCATGAGTGTGATTTGTCAATCTGATGATGAATTTTCGATGTTTACAAAAGGATCACCGGAGTTGATTTTAGCTCAATGTGATGCTGTTTTGGTGGGGAATACAACGGTTTCTTTAACTGAAGTTGACCGCCAACGAATTCTCGACCAAAATAATGAAATGGCCGGAAAAGGATTACGAGTTTTAGGATTTGCCACTCGATCTTTAACAACATTACCTGAAGAAGGCACTGAAGAAGCCGCCGAACAGGAATTAGTTTGGTTAGGATTAGTGGGAATGTTAGATGCGCCCCGTCCTGAAGTTCGAGAAGCGGTTAAACGGTGTCGAGAAGCCGGAATTCGTCCAGTGATGATTACCGGAGATCATCAATTAACGGCGAAAGTCATTGCTCAAGATTTAGGGATTGCTTCCCCTGATGATTTAAGTTTAACAGGTCAAGAATTACAGAAACTTTCTCAAACAGAATTAGAACAAGAAGTTGAACAAGTCAGTGTTTACGCCAGGGTTTCTCCTGAACATAAACTTCGCATTGTTCAAGCCTTGCAAAAGAATGGTGAATTTGTAGCCATGACCGGGGATGGAGTCAATGATGCTCCCGCCTTAAAACAAGCCGATATTGGCATTGCGATGGGAATTACCGGAACCGATGTTAGTAAAGAAGCCAGTGATATGATTTTGCTGGATGATAACTTTGCCACCATTGTTGCCGCCACAGAAGAAGGACGAGTGGTTTATAGTAATATTCGCCGTTTTGTTAAATATATTCTCGGTAGTAATATTGGGGAAGTTTTAGTAATTGCCTCTTCTCCGATTTTAGGTTTAGGGGGTGTTCCTTTATCGCCATTACAAATTTTATGGATGAACCTTGTCACGGATGGTTTACCTGCTTTAGCCTTAGCGATGGAGCCCGCCGAACCTGCGGTGATGCAACGTCCTCCTAATGATCCCCGTGAAAGTATTTTTGCGCGAGGATTAGGATTATATATGGTGAGAATTGGGATTATTTTTGCCATTTTAACGATTGTTTTAATGGTTTGGGCTTACGATCATACTAAAATCGCGGGTAATCCTGAACGTTGGAAAACAATGGTGTTTACAACCTTATGTTTAGCCCAAATGGGTCATGCTATAGCAGTACGTTCTGATAACCAATTAACAATACAAATGAATCCCGCAACCAATCCTTATCTTTGGGCTGCGGTTTTATTAACTACCGTTCTTCAGTTACTATTAATTTATGTTCCGCCCTTACAAAGTTTCTTTGGAACTCACCCGTTAACGTTCACTGAATTGTTAATCTGTTTAGGTTTTAGTGCCTTAATGTTTATCTGGATTGAAATGGAAAAACTGGTTCAAAGATGGTTTTTCCAACGTCGTCAAACCCCCAGTTTGTAA
- a CDS encoding LemA family protein, with protein sequence MNNPENSKIPEEIASEVLEVASRLYSESNNSYSVEALQQAGKEVSIPPELIEKAIQEVRETHQRQEIERQQSQEKNKVLQKVGMGIAGVILLWSILIYNSLASHKQNVNASWAQVENQMQRRADLIPNLVAVTNAQAKQEKEIIQLLIQSRESYLKANSIPEKIAASTQISTVIQQLNQYAATNPQLQSSQTFSNLQYELAGTENRIATERQRYNQAVKNYNQSLQTFPNILISSLFNFQEQPYFQAEDKTVPKVNIP encoded by the coding sequence ATGAACAATCCCGAAAATTCTAAAATTCCTGAAGAGATTGCATCTGAAGTGTTAGAAGTTGCATCTCGACTGTATTCTGAATCCAATAATAGTTATTCTGTAGAAGCGTTACAACAGGCTGGAAAAGAAGTATCCATCCCCCCAGAATTGATTGAAAAAGCGATTCAAGAAGTTCGGGAGACACATCAACGACAAGAGATTGAACGGCAACAATCTCAAGAAAAAAATAAAGTTTTACAAAAAGTTGGGATGGGAATTGCTGGCGTTATCCTACTCTGGAGTATTTTGATTTATAATTCTCTTGCCAGCCACAAACAAAATGTTAATGCTTCCTGGGCGCAAGTAGAAAACCAAATGCAACGTCGTGCCGATTTAATTCCTAATTTAGTCGCAGTTACAAACGCCCAAGCTAAACAGGAAAAAGAAATTATTCAACTTTTAATTCAATCCAGAGAATCTTATTTAAAAGCCAATTCTATCCCCGAAAAAATAGCAGCCAGCACTCAAATCAGTACGGTTATTCAACAATTGAATCAATATGCAGCGACTAACCCCCAACTGCAATCTTCTCAAACCTTTAGTAATCTTCAATATGAACTAGCGGGAACTGAAAATCGCATCGCCACAGAACGCCAACGCTATAACCAAGCTGTCAAGAATTATAATCAATCTCTACAAACTTTTCCTAATATTTTGATCAGTTCCCTTTTCAATTTTCAAGAACAACCTTATTTCCAAGCTGAGGATAAAACAGTTCCTAAAGTTAATATTCCGTAG